A genomic region of Catalinimonas niigatensis contains the following coding sequences:
- a CDS encoding HEAT repeat domain-containing protein: MKNILYQAYYIGVAHWESLKDFTAEVRYFMLTAMLLILLSTILIMVLYLRRLYLLSREKKEKELKFRFQYFIYDALVESSKQEVLSSTDLIVNKFKRHELNSSLEKQLMIDLMIELKKSFSGNSKKQFQHLYLCLGLHHESIAKLSSRNISEKIKGVRELSEIGYNCAELEIAFKEWQTSPYTLLADEVKIAAIRSGSVHMLSFLTQQKEPLSDWLQIQIRYHLKALPDEKVPAFLHWLNVQEYSSIKLVLEMIAIYKQEDAIEYITPILHHADDAIKIEAVKALESLEARKQTGAIFNLLDTDNEVLKIKAIHAIGELGYAFHANLLRPLLFQHSPEVRKAAEQAIVIIQSKSSFHKVLAKPHRSSL; this comes from the coding sequence ATGAAAAACATTTTATACCAAGCTTACTACATCGGAGTAGCCCATTGGGAGTCATTAAAAGATTTTACGGCAGAGGTAAGATATTTCATGCTGACTGCCATGTTGTTAATTTTACTTAGTACCATTCTCATCATGGTGCTTTACTTACGGCGTTTGTATTTGCTCTCTAGAGAGAAAAAAGAGAAAGAATTAAAGTTTCGTTTTCAATACTTCATTTACGATGCTCTGGTAGAAAGCAGCAAACAGGAAGTATTATCTTCTACTGATTTGATTGTGAATAAATTCAAACGCCACGAACTGAATAGTTCCCTGGAAAAGCAGTTGATGATTGATTTGATGATAGAATTGAAGAAAAGTTTTAGTGGAAATTCAAAAAAACAGTTTCAGCACCTATACCTTTGTTTAGGCTTACACCATGAGTCTATTGCCAAACTTTCCAGCCGGAATATCTCCGAGAAGATCAAAGGTGTACGTGAATTATCAGAGATTGGCTACAACTGTGCTGAGTTGGAGATTGCTTTTAAAGAATGGCAGACTTCTCCTTATACTTTACTTGCTGACGAGGTTAAAATAGCAGCCATTAGAAGTGGCTCTGTTCATATGTTATCTTTTCTCACACAGCAAAAAGAGCCTCTCAGCGATTGGCTACAAATTCAGATTCGTTATCATCTGAAAGCTTTGCCTGATGAAAAAGTACCTGCATTTCTTCATTGGCTAAATGTACAGGAATATTCATCTATTAAGCTTGTACTTGAGATGATTGCTATTTATAAACAAGAAGATGCCATTGAATATATTACTCCTATTCTCCACCACGCTGATGATGCGATAAAAATAGAAGCCGTAAAAGCTTTGGAAAGTCTGGAAGCCAGGAAGCAGACTGGTGCCATATTTAATCTACTGGATACTGACAATGAAGTATTAAAGATAAAAGCGATTCACGCCATAGGAGAGTTGGGTTATGCCTTCCATGCAAACTTACTCAGACCTTTACTCTTCCAGCATTCTCCTGAGGTGAGGAAGGCTGCTGAGCAAGCCATTGTTATAATTCAATCCAAATCATCATTTCATAAGGTTTTGGCTAAACCTCATCGTTCTTCATTATAA
- the serS gene encoding serine--tRNA ligase: protein MLQISFLRENQEKVLAGLQKRHFPEAEKAVKATIEKDQQRRITQTELDQILASSNFVSKKIGQLMKEGKKEEAEAAKQETSALKERSKTLSEQLKKYEDELTQLLYNLPNLPNSKVPQGKTAEDNQVVEQHGTLPQLPATAKPHWILIEQYDIIDFELGNKITGAGFPVYKGKGAKLQRALVNFFLDEAEKAGYHEVQPPVVINEESGYGTGQLPDKEGQMYQLTGEKLYLIPTAEVPITNLYRDVILKEDDLPIKHVGYTPCFRREAGSWGAHVRGLNRLHQFDKVEIVRIHRPEDSYQALEEMALYIRSLLEKLELPYRVLNLCAGDLGFTSAQTYDMEVYSGAQKKWLEVSSVSNFENFQANRLKLRYKDNNNQMQLLHTLNGSALALPRIVAAILENNQSEEGIRIPKVLIPYTRFEIIN from the coding sequence ATGTTACAAATCTCCTTTTTAAGAGAAAATCAGGAAAAAGTGTTAGCGGGCTTGCAGAAGAGGCATTTTCCTGAAGCAGAGAAAGCGGTTAAAGCTACAATAGAAAAAGATCAGCAGCGTAGAATAACTCAGACCGAGCTGGACCAGATATTAGCTTCATCCAATTTTGTGTCAAAGAAAATTGGACAGCTTATGAAAGAGGGAAAAAAAGAGGAGGCAGAAGCGGCTAAACAGGAAACCAGCGCCCTGAAAGAACGCAGTAAAACGCTAAGTGAACAGCTTAAGAAGTACGAAGATGAGTTGACGCAACTGCTTTATAACTTGCCCAACCTACCGAATAGTAAAGTCCCTCAAGGTAAAACGGCAGAAGATAACCAAGTAGTAGAGCAGCATGGAACACTACCTCAACTGCCAGCCACTGCCAAACCTCATTGGATATTGATAGAACAATATGATATTATTGATTTTGAGTTAGGCAATAAAATTACCGGAGCAGGTTTCCCGGTATATAAAGGCAAAGGAGCCAAACTACAGCGCGCTTTAGTTAATTTCTTTCTGGATGAAGCAGAAAAGGCGGGTTACCATGAGGTACAGCCTCCTGTAGTGATCAATGAGGAGTCTGGGTACGGCACAGGTCAATTGCCTGACAAAGAAGGACAGATGTATCAATTGACCGGGGAGAAACTTTATCTTATTCCTACTGCGGAAGTACCCATTACAAATTTGTATAGAGATGTAATATTAAAAGAAGATGATCTTCCTATCAAACATGTAGGCTATACGCCTTGTTTCCGTCGTGAAGCAGGCTCTTGGGGCGCACATGTGAGAGGTCTCAACCGCCTTCATCAGTTTGATAAGGTAGAGATAGTACGTATTCATCGTCCTGAAGATTCCTACCAAGCATTGGAAGAGATGGCTCTTTATATCCGAAGTTTATTGGAAAAACTAGAACTTCCGTATCGGGTGCTTAACCTGTGTGCCGGAGATCTAGGCTTTACCTCAGCCCAAACCTATGATATGGAAGTATACTCTGGAGCACAAAAGAAGTGGCTGGAAGTGAGTTCTGTTAGCAACTTCGAAAACTTCCAGGCAAACCGCTTGAAATTACGCTACAAAGACAATAATAATCAGATGCAGCTATTGCATACGCTTAATGGAAGTGCTCTGGCACTCCCGAGAATTGTAGCGGCTATATTAGAAAACAATCAAAGTGAGGAGGGAATACGTATTCCTAAAGTATTGATTCCTTATACACGCTTTGAAATAATAAATTAA
- the rho gene encoding transcription termination factor Rho has translation MYNIDELQVRLLSELREIAEELGLKNYKKLNKQDLIYKILDQQAVLPDEKLPSKKPTENKEKENVEADKPKSKSKPKRKPGHKHDNQRPDKKKEETPQARQENKQSEDEQREQREEHARRRRMNRVNVTDSPDITEPESETEESNDTNELLDSFNIQVENQSNKPPRPSEPKERKKDQQEDRKKDQQEDRNKEPQEDRNREANYPRHKKENFENRDARQENKKPHKERERASSGPQTVPIKEFDGLIENDGVLEIMQDGYGFLRSSDYNYVASPDDIYVSPSQIKLFSLKTGDTVKGQIRPPKEGEKYFALLRVESVNGKTTDEIRDRVPFEYLTPLFPNERLNLQTKSGRYSTRILDLFSPIGKGQRGMIVSQPKSGKTVLLKELANAIAENHPEVYLMILLIDERPEEVTDMARSVKAEVIASTFDEQAEKHVKVASIVLEKAKRLVESGHDVVILLDSITRLARAYNTVIPSSGKILSGGVDANALHKPKRFFGAARNVENGGSLTIIATALIETGSKMDEVIFEEFKGTGNMELQLDRKLANKRIYPAIDVPASGTRREDLLMERDELSRVWILRKLMSDMTSQEAIEFLLQRMKGTQDNDEFLVSMNG, from the coding sequence ATGTACAACATTGATGAACTACAAGTCAGGCTTCTTTCTGAGTTAAGAGAGATAGCTGAAGAGCTAGGTTTAAAGAATTACAAAAAACTCAATAAACAAGATCTGATATACAAAATACTGGATCAGCAGGCTGTTTTACCTGACGAAAAACTTCCTTCAAAGAAACCCACCGAAAACAAAGAAAAAGAAAATGTAGAGGCAGACAAACCAAAGTCCAAGTCTAAGCCAAAAAGAAAGCCTGGTCATAAGCACGATAATCAAAGACCTGACAAGAAAAAAGAAGAAACGCCTCAGGCAAGGCAGGAAAACAAACAGTCAGAAGACGAGCAGCGTGAGCAACGGGAAGAGCATGCACGTCGTCGACGTATGAATCGTGTTAATGTTACTGATTCTCCTGATATCACTGAGCCTGAAAGTGAAACCGAAGAGTCTAATGATACAAATGAACTTCTTGACTCATTTAATATTCAGGTAGAGAACCAAAGCAATAAGCCTCCTCGCCCCTCAGAGCCCAAAGAAAGAAAGAAAGATCAGCAAGAAGACAGAAAGAAAGATCAGCAAGAAGACAGAAATAAAGAACCGCAGGAAGACAGGAACAGAGAGGCTAATTATCCCAGACATAAAAAAGAAAATTTTGAAAACAGGGATGCCCGCCAAGAAAACAAAAAACCTCATAAAGAGAGGGAAAGAGCATCTAGCGGTCCACAAACGGTTCCTATCAAAGAATTTGATGGCCTTATAGAAAATGATGGCGTACTGGAAATTATGCAGGACGGCTATGGATTCCTTCGCTCATCAGACTATAATTATGTAGCCAGCCCTGATGATATATACGTATCTCCCTCACAAATCAAATTATTCAGCCTTAAAACCGGTGATACTGTAAAAGGGCAAATTCGTCCGCCCAAAGAAGGTGAAAAATACTTTGCTCTCTTGAGAGTAGAATCCGTCAATGGGAAAACTACTGACGAAATTCGTGACCGTGTTCCTTTTGAATACCTTACACCGCTTTTCCCTAACGAAAGGCTGAACCTTCAGACCAAATCAGGACGCTACTCTACCCGTATTCTGGATCTCTTTTCTCCTATCGGTAAAGGACAACGTGGTATGATCGTTTCTCAGCCCAAGTCTGGAAAAACGGTATTATTGAAGGAATTGGCCAATGCAATCGCTGAAAACCATCCTGAAGTATACCTTATGATTCTGCTCATTGATGAGCGCCCTGAAGAAGTAACAGATATGGCACGCAGTGTAAAGGCTGAAGTGATTGCTTCTACCTTTGATGAGCAGGCTGAGAAGCACGTCAAAGTTGCCAGTATTGTGTTAGAAAAAGCAAAACGTCTGGTTGAATCTGGTCATGATGTGGTTATCCTTTTGGATTCTATTACCCGTCTTGCCCGTGCTTATAATACTGTAATTCCTTCTTCTGGAAAGATCCTTTCCGGTGGTGTGGATGCCAATGCTTTGCATAAGCCTAAGCGCTTTTTTGGTGCAGCCCGTAATGTTGAAAATGGTGGTTCATTAACGATCATTGCTACTGCACTGATCGAGACTGGTTCTAAGATGGATGAGGTGATTTTTGAAGAATTTAAAGGAACCGGTAACATGGAATTACAGCTTGACCGTAAACTGGCCAACAAACGTATTTACCCTGCTATTGATGTTCCTGCATCCGGTACACGTCGTGAAGACCTGCTTATGGAAAGAGACGAACTATCCCGTGTGTGGATACTTCGTAAGCTCATGTCAGATATGACCTCTCAGGAAGCTATTGAGTTCTTGCTACAGAGAATGAAAGGCACCCAAGATAACGATGAGTTTCTTGTCTCCATGAACGGATAA
- a CDS encoding glycosyltransferase family 2 protein: MKELVIQIASFIAEHLIFFYAIVISLINLLLAILSIRETRKYIRNNKHIDDQAILSSTSAPSISLLVPMYNEEINIIDSVRSLLSLQYNNYNVIVINDGSIDNSLRRLVEYFQLIPLEQKASGLLPTRKILGVYKSRNRAFGKLIVIDKLNGGKADALNAGLNISDSKLVATMDADSIISPDSLLKMVRPFLQNKVRVIATGAIVRIANSCKVEDGSMVNIQLSPNLLARFQTLEYLRVFLLSRIAWSRLNGLLIISGAFGLFDKEIAIKAGGYANDTVGEDMELVVRMRRYMQEIKQKYKVFYIPDPLCWTEAPSEIGILGRQRNRWARGTAETLYRHRKIFFNPRYGLMGMLSYPYWFFFEYLAPYIEVIGLLYFVGLLIWGTINWTFFLALLAVVYTFAVFMSVLALIAEEFSYHKYNRRSDTAKLVLTAFLDPVLYHPIILFNVLKGYLDLLLGKKSWGNMKRKGFRKNPVERKHHIPA, encoded by the coding sequence ATGAAAGAACTTGTTATACAAATAGCTTCATTCATCGCTGAGCATCTGATTTTCTTCTATGCAATTGTCATATCGCTGATAAATTTGCTTCTGGCTATCCTGTCTATACGGGAAACCAGAAAATACATACGTAACAATAAGCATATTGATGATCAGGCGATTTTGTCCTCAACATCAGCACCTTCTATATCGCTGCTGGTTCCCATGTATAATGAGGAAATTAACATCATAGACAGCGTCCGCTCCTTACTTTCTTTGCAATACAACAACTATAATGTAATTGTGATTAATGATGGAAGTATTGACAATTCGCTGAGGCGTCTGGTAGAGTACTTTCAGCTTATTCCTCTGGAGCAAAAGGCATCAGGTTTGCTTCCTACCAGAAAAATTCTGGGAGTATACAAATCAAGAAATAGGGCTTTTGGAAAGCTGATTGTTATTGATAAGCTTAATGGCGGCAAAGCCGATGCCCTTAATGCAGGTCTGAATATTTCTGATAGCAAATTAGTTGCTACTATGGATGCTGACTCTATCATTTCTCCTGATTCTCTCTTGAAAATGGTGCGCCCTTTTTTACAAAATAAAGTAAGAGTGATTGCCACCGGAGCTATTGTCAGAATAGCAAATTCTTGCAAGGTAGAAGATGGAAGCATGGTTAACATTCAGCTTTCCCCTAATCTACTGGCTCGTTTTCAAACCTTAGAGTACTTACGCGTTTTCCTACTCAGCCGTATCGCCTGGAGTAGACTCAACGGATTATTGATTATCTCCGGAGCTTTTGGGCTATTTGACAAAGAAATTGCTATAAAGGCTGGTGGTTACGCCAACGATACTGTAGGTGAAGACATGGAGTTGGTCGTGCGTATGCGCAGATATATGCAGGAAATCAAACAGAAATACAAAGTTTTCTATATTCCTGATCCTCTCTGCTGGACTGAAGCGCCTTCCGAAATAGGCATACTAGGACGCCAAAGAAACCGCTGGGCCAGAGGTACTGCCGAAACCTTATATCGTCATCGTAAGATATTTTTCAACCCACGCTATGGCTTAATGGGTATGCTTAGTTACCCATACTGGTTCTTTTTTGAGTACCTTGCTCCCTATATAGAAGTGATTGGCTTACTTTATTTTGTGGGCTTACTAATATGGGGAACCATCAACTGGACGTTTTTTCTTGCCTTACTTGCTGTAGTCTATACTTTTGCGGTGTTCATGTCTGTGCTTGCCCTGATAGCAGAAGAATTCTCTTATCATAAGTACAACAGGCGTTCTGATACTGCCAAGCTTGTACTGACAGCATTTCTTGATCCTGTGCTTTATCACCCTATCATTCTTTTCAATGTGCTCAAAGGCTATCTTGATCTCCTTTTAGGCAAAAAAAGCTGGGGTAACATGAAAAGAAAAGGATTTAGGAAAAATCCGGTTGAAAGAAAGCATCATATACCTGCCTAA
- a CDS encoding NAD(P)-dependent oxidoreductase, with protein sequence MSEIRVALIREEKIPADRRVALTPKQAAEVQVKFPHVKVICQSSKVRCFTDEQYCTQGIEVAEDISNCGILLGVKEVPIPKLINDKTYLFFSHTIKKQSYNRKLLQQIIEKNIRLIDYERLTNKKGNRIVAFGRFAGIVGAYNGLYTYGKKYNLYHIRRAKDCYDLEDVKTEYSKIKLPPIKIALTGAGRVANGAMEVLNGIGIRKVTPQEYLEEKFDEPVYAQLFVTDYNVKKGGGSFTRKEFFNHPEEFEPGFLPYTKVTDLFIAGAFWDHRAPVLFHREDMLKKGFQIKAIADITCDIEGSIPSTKRPSTIDKPVYDYNPETDEVVEEPYSSENYVSVMAIDNLPSELPRDASHSFGENLIQYVLPNLFGEDDGMINRATIANKGQLTGPYLYLKDYVSGIDV encoded by the coding sequence ATGAGTGAGATCCGAGTAGCATTGATTAGGGAAGAAAAAATTCCTGCTGATAGAAGAGTAGCATTAACCCCAAAACAGGCAGCAGAAGTGCAAGTGAAATTTCCACATGTGAAAGTGATTTGTCAGTCCAGTAAGGTACGGTGTTTTACTGATGAGCAATATTGTACTCAGGGTATAGAAGTAGCGGAAGATATCAGCAATTGTGGAATTTTACTGGGAGTCAAAGAGGTACCCATCCCTAAACTTATCAATGATAAGACTTATCTGTTTTTTTCTCATACCATCAAAAAGCAGTCGTACAACAGAAAATTGCTCCAGCAGATTATTGAAAAAAATATCCGGCTGATTGACTATGAGCGCCTGACTAACAAGAAAGGAAATCGTATTGTTGCTTTTGGGCGTTTTGCAGGAATTGTAGGAGCCTACAATGGACTTTACACTTACGGAAAGAAATACAATTTATATCATATCCGTCGGGCAAAGGATTGCTATGATCTGGAAGATGTGAAAACCGAATATTCTAAAATTAAACTTCCGCCCATCAAAATTGCCCTCACAGGCGCAGGTCGGGTAGCCAATGGGGCAATGGAAGTGCTCAATGGCATAGGTATCCGTAAGGTTACACCTCAGGAGTATCTAGAAGAAAAATTTGATGAACCGGTATATGCTCAATTGTTTGTCACAGATTATAATGTAAAAAAGGGAGGAGGTAGCTTTACTCGTAAAGAATTTTTTAATCATCCTGAAGAGTTTGAACCGGGTTTTCTTCCGTATACAAAAGTTACGGATTTGTTCATTGCCGGAGCTTTTTGGGACCATCGTGCACCGGTACTCTTCCATCGTGAAGACATGTTGAAGAAGGGTTTTCAGATCAAAGCTATCGCTGATATTACCTGTGATATAGAGGGCTCAATTCCTTCTACCAAGCGCCCCTCTACTATTGATAAACCGGTCTATGATTATAACCCAGAGACGGACGAGGTAGTAGAAGAGCCTTACAGTAGTGAAAATTATGTGAGTGTGATGGCTATAGATAATTTGCCTTCGGAGCTTCCCCGTGATGCTTCACACTCATTTGGTGAAAACCTTATACAGTATGTGTTGCCCAATCTTTTTGGTGAAGATGATGGTATGATCAACAGGGCTACCATTGCCAATAAGGGACAACTTACTGGACCTTACCTCTATTTGAAGGATTATGTATCAGGGATAGATGTATAA